The proteins below are encoded in one region of Chroicocephalus ridibundus chromosome 9, bChrRid1.1, whole genome shotgun sequence:
- the TRPM7 gene encoding transient receptor potential cation channel subfamily M member 7 — translation MSQKSWIENTFTKRECVYIIPSSKDPHRCLPGCQICQQLVRCCCGRLVRQHACFTASLAMKYSDVKLGENYNQEIEEWSVEKHTEQTSTDAYGVINFQGGSHSYRAKYVRLSYDTKPEAILQLMLKEWQMELPKLVISVHGGMQKFELHPRIKQLLGKGLIKAAVTTGAWIITGGVNTGVAKHVGDALREHASRSSRKICTIGIAPWGVIENRNDLVGRDVVAPYQTLLNPLSKLNVLNNLHSHFILVDDGTVGKYGAEVKLRRELEKTINLQRIHARIGQGVPVVALVFEGGPNVILTVLDFLQESPPVPVVVCEGTGRAADILAYVHKQTEEGGNVPEGAEPEIISTIKKTFNFGQSEAVHLFQTLLECMKKKELITVFHIGSDEHQDIDVAILTALLKGTNASAFDQLVLTLAWDRVDIAKNHVFVYGQQWLVGSLEQAMLDALVMDRVAFVKLLIENGVSMHKFLTIPRLEELYNTKQGPTNPTLFHLVRDVKQGNLPPGYKINLIDVGLVIEYLMGGTYRCTYTRKRFRAIYNSLSGNNRRSGRNPSNTTPQMCKSHESFGNRADKKEKMRHNHFIKTAQPYKPKIDTGAEEGKKKRTKDEIVDIDDPETRRFAYPLNELLLWAVLMKRQKMALFFWQHGEESMAKALVACKVYRSMAYEAKQSDLVDDTSEELKQYSNEFGQLAVELLEQSFRQDETMAMKLLTYELKNWSNSTCLKLAVSSRLRPFVAHTCTQMLLSDMWMGRLNMRKNSWYKVILSILLPPAILLLEYKTKAEMSHIPQSQDAHQMAMDDSENNFQNAADEIPMEVFKEVRILDTTSEKQDMETPAKPKRLPITQKFYAFYHAPIVKFWFNTLAYLGFLMLYTFVVLVKMEELPSVQEWIVIAYIFTSAIEKIREIFMSEAGKINQKIKVWFSDYFNISDTVAIVTFFIGFALRFGAKGNFGENTYRENYVFVAGRITYCLNIIFWYVRLLDFLAVNQQAGPYVMMIGKMVANMFYIVVIMALVLLSFGVPRKAILYPDEAPSWTLARDIVFHPYWMIFGEVYAYEIDVCANNSDEKVAHLCGPGTWLTPFLQAVYLFVQYIIMVNLLIAFFNNVYLQVKAISNIVWKYQRYHFIMAYHEKPVLPPPLIILSHMASLFCCICKRRKTDKTSDGPKLFLTEEDQKKLHDFEELCVEMYFNEKDDKFHSGSEERIRVTFERVEQMCIQIKEVGDRVNYIKRSLQSLDSQIGHLQDLSALTVDTLKTLTAQKASEASKVHNEITRELSISKHLAQNLIEDGSLRSSVWKKHSIGNVFGSFPQGGLESNNALLCNISIRDEKEVQHKTIGQELAPVPRREEINFQEAGSSGSALFSNAVSPPELRQRIQAAEISKSVSKSKKLGNSSNSMPHVTSPTAKFFVSTPSRPSCKGQLDSSAKHEETGFSKATEGDNNVEFGAFVGHRDSMELQRFKESASKMKERSADIEEQQEDFKKAILEGIETTRLQGLQTDSGLRQSSSCGGFTDPLAVHSEQLYSKSRRPSSEDTQQVDSKAALLTDWLQGRPSNSSQMPSEEDTLNGIASPFKPIMDINYYYSAVERNNLMRLSQSIPFTPVPPRGEPVTVYRLEESSPSILNNSMSSWSQLGLCAKIEFLSKEEMGGGLRRALKVVCTWSEHDILKSGHLYIIKSFLPEVVNTWSSIYKEDTVLHLCLREIQQQRAAQKLTFAFNQMKPKSIPYSPRFLEVFLLYCHSAGQWFAVEECMTGEFRKYNNNNGDEIIPTNMLEEVMLAFSHWTYEYTRGELLVLDLQGVGENLTDPSVIKAGEKRSYDMVFGPANLGEDAIKNFRAKHHCNSCCRKLKLPDLKRNDYTPDKIIFPQDDSPELTIQPGSCTKESDSANSIRLML, via the exons tcccaGAAATCCTGGATAGAAAATACTTTCACCAAGAGGGAGTGTGTGTATATTATACCAAGTTCAAAAGACCCCCACAG ATGCCTTCCAGGATGTCAGATTTGTCAGCAACTTGTCAG GTGCTGTTGTGGCCGCTTGGTCAGACAACATGCTTGTTTTACTGCAAGTCTTGCCATGAAATACTCCGATGTGAAGCTGGGTGAAAACTATAATCAGGAAATAGAAGAATGGTCAGTGGAAAAACATACAGAACAGACCTCTACTGATGCTTATGGTGTCATCAACTTTCAAGGTGGCTCTCATTCTTATAGGGCTAAG TATGTGCGATTGTCATACGACACTAAGCCTGAAGCTATTCTGCAACTTATGCTTAAAGAATGGCAGATGGAGTTGCCGAAGCTTGTTATATCTGTACATGGGGGCATGCAGAAATTTGAACTTCACCCACGCATCAAACAGTTGCTTGGCAAAGGTCTTATTAAAGCTGCAGTAACAACAGGAGCCTGGATTATAACTGGAGGAGTGAACACAG GTGTTGCAAAACATGTTGGTGATGCTCTAAGAGAACATGCTTCCAGATCATCTCGAAAGATTTGCACTATTGGGATTGCTCCATGGGGAGTGATTGAAAACAGAAATGACCTTGTTGGAAGAGAT GTGGTTGCTCCATACCAAACCTTATTAAACCCATTAAGTAAACTAAACGTCCTAAATAACCTCCATTCCCATTTCATTCTGGTGGATGATGGAACCGTTGGAAAGTACGGAGCAGAAGTTAAATTGCggagagaactggaaaaaactATTAATTTGCAACGGATCCATGCAA GAATTGGACAAGGTGTGCCTGTGGTGGCACTTGTATTCGAAGGTGGCCCCAACGTCATACTCACAGTTTTAGACTTCCTTCAAGAAAGTCCTCCTGTGCCAGTGGTAGTATGTGAAGGAACTGGTAGAGCTGCTGACATATTGGCGTACGTTCACAAGCAAACAGAGGAGGGAGG GAATGTTCCTGAGGGTGCCGAGCCTGAAATCATTTCAACCATCAAAAAGACATTTAACTTTGGTCAAAGTGAAGCAGTTCATTTGTTTCAGACACTGCTggaatgcatgaaaaaaaaagaactt ATTACAGTTTTTCATATTGGGTCAGACGAACATCAGGACATTGATGTTGCAATACTTACAGCATTGTTAAAAG GCACGAATGCATCTGCATTTGACCAGCTTGTTCTTACACTTGCGTGGGATAGAGTTGACATAGCCAAAAATCATGTTTTTGTTTATGGGCAACAATGGCTG gTTGGCTCTCTGGAACAGGCTATGTTAGATGCCCTCGTGATGGATAGAGTTGCATTTGTGAAACTTCTGATTGAAAATGGAGTAAGCATGCACAAATTTCTTACAATTCCCAGGCTGGAAGAACTTTATAACACA AAACAAGGCCCAACTAACCCAACACTCTTCCATCTTGTTCGGGATGTCAAACAG GGAAATCTTCCTCCAGGATATAAAATCAACCTGATTGATGTGGGGCTGGTTATCGAGTATCTGATGGGAGGAACCTATAGATGCACCTATACAAGAAAACGCTTTAGAGCTATATACAATAGTCTCAGCGGGAACAATCGG CGATCTGGGCGAAATCCTTCAAATACTACTCCTCAGATGTGTAAAAGCCATGAGTCTTTTGGTAACAGggcagacaagaaagaaaaaatgcgcCATAATCACTTCATCAAAACAGCACAGCCATACAAACCAAAG attgaCACTggtgcagaagagggaaaaaagaaaagaaccaaaGATGAAATAGTAGACATAGATGATCCTGAGACGAGACGTTTTGCTTATCCTCTCAACGAGCTGTTACTTTGGGCGGTGTTaatgaaaaggcagaagatgGCCCTCTTCTTCTGGCAGCATGGGGAGGAGTCCATGGCGAAAGCCTTAGTTGCTTGCAAAGTGTATCGTTCAATGGCATACGAAGCAAAACAAAGTGACCTTGTTGATGATACTTCAGAAGAACTGAAACAGTATTCCAA TGAGTTTGGTCAACTGGCAGTTGAACTGTTAGAACAGTCCTTCCGACAAGATGAAACTATGGCAATGAAATTACTAACCTATGAACTTAAAAACTGGAGCAACTCAACTTGTCTGAAGCTAGCAGTGTCATCAAGGCTTCGTCCATTTGTAGCACATACTTGTACGCAGATGTTGTTATCAGATATGTGGATGGGAAGGCTGAACATGAGGAAGAATTCATGGTACAAA GTGATACTGAGTATTTTACTCCCTCCTGCTATACTGCTTTTGGAATATAAGACCAAGGCTGAAATGTCACATATTCCTCAATCTCAAGATGCACATCAAATGGCAATGGATGACAGTGAAAACAACTTCCAGAATGCAGCAGATGAAATACCCATG GAGGTGTTTAAAGAAGTAAGGATCTTGGACACTACTTCAGAAAAGCAAGATATGGAGACTCCAGCAAAACCTAAAAGACTTCCAATTACACAGAAATTTTATGCGTTTTACCATGCACCAATTGTGAAGTTTTGGTTTAATACG TTGGCGTATTTAGGATTCCTTATGCTCTACACATTTGTGGTTCTTGTAAAAATGGAAGAATTGCCATCCGTTCAAGAGTGGATTGTTATTGCTTACATTTTCACGTCAGCAATTGAGAAAATTCGTGAG atttttatGTCAGAGGCTGGGAAGATTAATCAGAAGATTAAAGTGTGGTTCAGTGATTACTTCAATATCAGTGACACAGTTGCCATTGTCACTTTCTTCATTGGGTTTGCATTAAGATTTGGAGCAAAGGGCAATTTTGGTGAAAACACTTACAGAGAAAATTACGTCTTTGTTGCTGGAAGAATAACATACTGTCTCAATATAATTTTTTGGTATGTGCGATTACTGGATTTTCTAGCTGTAAATCAACAGGCTGGTCCTTACGTTATGATGATTGGAAAAATG GTGGCCAACATGTTTTACATTGTGGTGATTATGGCACTTGTACTACTTAGTTTCGGTGTTCCCAGGAAGGCAATACTGTATCCTGATGAGGCACCGTCTTGGACTCTTGCTAGAGATATTGTGTTTCATCCATACTGGATGATTTTTGGTGAAGTGTATGCCTATGAAATTGATG TATGTGCAAATAACTCTGATGAAAAAGTTGCTCATCTCTGTGGCCCGGGAACATGGTTGACCCCGTTTCTTCAAGCTGTCTACCTCTTTGTACAGTACATAATTATGGTTAATCTCCTTATTGCATTTTTCAA CAACGTGTATTTACAAGTCAAGGCAATTTCAAACATTGTGTGGAAGTATCAGCGCTATCATTTCATTATGGCCTACCATGAAAAACCTGTTCTGCCTCCACCACTTATTATTCTTAGCCACATGGCTTCCCTGTTCTGTTGTATATGTAAAAGAAGAAAGACAGACAAGACTTCGGATGGGCCAA AACTCTTCCTGACAGAAGAAGATCAAAAGAAACTTCATGATTTTGAAGAGCTGTGTGTTGAGATGTATTTCAATGAAAAGGATGATAAATTTCATTCTGGAAGTGAGGAGAGGATTCGAGTCACATTTGAACG gGTGGAACAAATGTGCATTCAGATAAAGGAAGTTGGTGATCGTGTCAACTACATAAAACGGTCATTACAGTCTTTAGATTCACAGATTGGCCACCTACAGGATCTCTCTGCTCTAACTGTGGATACTCTGAAAACACTGACGGCACAGAAAGCTTCAGAAGCCAGCAAGGTGCATAACGAAATCACACGGGAATTgagcatttcaaaacatttggCACAAAACCTCATTGAGGATGGCTCTCTAAGATCTTCTGTGTGGAAAAAGCACAGCATTGGAAACGTCTTCGGTTCTTTTCCTCAAGGAGGCCTTGAAAGTAATAATGCTTTACTCTGTAACATTTCTATACGTGATGAAAAAGAAGTCCAACATAAGACGATTGGTCAGGAGTTAGCACCAGTTCCCcgaagagaagaaataaactttCAAGAGGCAGGTTCCTCAGGCAGTGCCttattttcaaatgctgtttccCCTCCAGAACTTCGCCAACGAATACAGGCTGCGGAGATCTCAAAATCTGTTAGTAAAAGTAAGAAATTAGGCAATTCATCCAACAGCATGCCACATGTAACATCCCCAACAGCTAAATTTTTTGTTAGCACTCCGTCTCGGCCCAGTTGCAAAGGTCAGCTGGATTCTTCAGCAAAGCATGAAGAGACTGGTTTCTCTAAGGCTACAGAAGGAGATAATAATGTAGAATTTGGTGCATTTGTGG GTCACAGAGACAGCATGGAGTTACAGCGGTTTAAAGAGTCagcaagcaaaatgaaagaaagaagtgcTGATATTGAG gagcaacaagaagacttcaAAAAAGCTATATTGGAGGGCATAGAGACAACCAGGCTTCAA ggTCTTCAAACTGACAGTGGTCTAAGACAATCTAGTTCTTGCGGTGGGTTTACTGATCCTCTGGCAGTCCATTCAGAACAAT TATACAGCAAGAGTAGAAGACCATCGAGTGAAGACACTCAGCAAGTAGACTCTAAAGCAGCCTTACTGACG gattggTTGCAAGGTCGACCTTCAAATAGTAGTCAAAT GCCATCTGAAGAAGATACATTGAATG gcaTTGCTTCTCCTTTCAAGCCTATCATGGATATCAATTACTATTACTCAG CTGTAGAAAGAAATAACTTGATGAGATTATCACAGAGCATTCCATTTACTCCTGTGCCTCCAAGAG GTGAACCAGTCACTGTGTATCGCCTCGAAGAAAGTTCTCCCAGCATCTTGAACAACAGCATGTCTTCCTGGTCACAACTAGGACTCTGTGCTAAAATTGAATTTTTAAGTAAAGAGGAGATGGGAGGAGGTTTACGTCGAGCTCTTAAAGTAGTATGCACGTGGTCAGAACATGATATCCTGAAATCAGGACATCTTTATATCATCAAGTCTTTTCTTCCTGAAGTTGTGAATACTTGGTCAAGCATATATAAGGAGGACACTGTGTTACACTTGTGCTTGAGA GAAATTCAACAGCAGAGGGCAGCACAGAAGCTCACCTTTGCGTTCAATCAAATGAAGCCCAAATCCATTCCATACTCTCCGAG GTTCCTGGAAGTTTTCCTATTATATTGCCACTCTGCTGGCCAGTGGTTTGCAGTTGAAGAGTGCATGACTGGAGAGTTTAGAAAATACAACAACAATAATGGTGATGAAATAATTCCAACTAACATGCTAGAGGAAGTGATGCTAGCTTTCAGCCATTGGACATACGAGTATACAAGAGGAGAATTGTTGGTGCTAGACTTGCAAG